One Pseudomonadota bacterium DNA segment encodes these proteins:
- a CDS encoding peptidoglycan-binding protein, which translates to MTPDPTSDTVRNENHTGGGDMADVLLELETPLMRGPAVRRLQEAGTALGFDFGKIDGVFGERTEAGVRAVQAAFGLAETGSCDEATWRALEAKLAARAAPVAPADPAPSKGSRIVDRRDAHKNAKGWPRRSWSRIEGVTLHQTGVRLSNAPARWDTVHAHAGITGDGKVILINDPTVVAPHGNGLNGFTIGIEICGNFRGIEEKPGTHWKGGGEATTLSAAQKAALEELFGWLEGEFAGHGATWRMIHAHRQASAAREADPGSKIWKEIAMPWMVRLGATDGGPKFKIGKGRTIPRQWNPDYPDNYWS; encoded by the coding sequence TTGACGCCCGACCCGACTTCGGACACCGTTCGCAACGAAAACCACACGGGAGGTGGCGACATGGCGGACGTCCTGCTCGAGCTCGAGACGCCTTTGATGCGCGGGCCGGCGGTGCGCAGGCTGCAGGAAGCCGGGACCGCGCTCGGGTTCGACTTCGGCAAGATCGACGGGGTCTTCGGCGAGCGGACCGAGGCCGGCGTGCGGGCGGTGCAGGCGGCGTTCGGCCTCGCTGAGACCGGCAGCTGCGACGAGGCGACGTGGCGCGCCCTGGAGGCGAAGCTCGCCGCACGCGCGGCGCCCGTGGCACCGGCTGATCCGGCGCCATCGAAGGGATCGCGGATCGTCGACAGGCGGGACGCGCACAAGAACGCCAAGGGCTGGCCGAGGAGGTCGTGGAGCCGCATCGAAGGGGTCACGCTGCACCAGACCGGGGTGCGCCTGTCGAACGCGCCCGCGCGCTGGGACACGGTGCACGCGCACGCCGGGATCACCGGGGACGGGAAGGTAATCCTGATCAACGACCCCACGGTCGTGGCGCCCCACGGCAACGGGCTGAACGGCTTCACGATCGGCATCGAGATCTGCGGCAACTTCCGCGGGATCGAGGAGAAGCCCGGAACGCACTGGAAGGGCGGCGGCGAGGCGACGACGCTGTCGGCCGCCCAGAAGGCGGCGCTCGAGGAGCTCTTCGGATGGCTCGAGGGCGAGTTCGCGGGCCACGGCGCCACCTGGCGCATGATCCACGCGCACCGGCAGGCGAGCGCGGCGCGCGAGGCAGACCCGGGGAGCAAGATCTGGAAGGAGATCGCGATGCCGTGGATGGTGCGGCTCGGCGCGACGGACGGCGGGCCCAAGTTCAAGATCGGCAAGGGCCGAACGATCCCCAGGCAGTGGAACCCCGACTACCCCGACAACTACTGGTCGTAG
- a CDS encoding Arc family DNA-binding protein yields the protein MSLTIKGVPARLRSRLATRAAESHRSLNGEILHILEAAVEDEEPGRLASESALARIRELRTRIRGPGLSPEEVDAAIALGRP from the coding sequence GTGTCACTGACCATCAAGGGCGTCCCCGCTCGACTCCGCTCCCGACTCGCCACGCGCGCGGCCGAATCGCACCGCAGCCTCAACGGTGAGATCCTCCACATCTTGGAGGCGGCGGTCGAGGACGAGGAGCCTGGTCGCCTGGCGTCCGAGAGCGCGCTCGCCCGCATCCGCGAGCTGCGGACCCGCATCCGCGGCCCGGGGTTGTCGCCGGAAGAGGTCGACGCCGCGATCGCCCTGGGGCGCCCGTGA
- a CDS encoding leucine-rich repeat domain-containing protein: MRWSTWIMGLVVFGLAAGCGGGNGSSGDAGPDGSSDSDTDTNTDTDTDADGGADASTECEGDVVVFADENLEAVVREAIDKPTGVLCTEDVEGLTDLPAGLRGITSLEGIQALTSLTSLSLWENQITDVTPLAGLTSLEYLDLLVNQISDVTPLADLTALTFLNLGVNQITDVGPLAELTSLEILFIDFNQISDIAPLADLTSITWLSLAVNLYISDIAPLSGFASLSTLEAEDNQIGDLTPLAGLTSLTHLDLRVNQISDLTPLTGLSSLTDLMLDSNQIGDLTPLAGLTSLAGLRLDQNEITDLAPLAGLISLVSLHVSGNQVSDLTPIAGLTSLIWLGVGGNEIVDFTPLTDLTSLTWLSAGSNQVSDLTPISGLTSLTWLDLNYSQIIDLTPLADLTSLIHLSIYNNEISDLSPLAVLTSLHDLHVQSNQVSDITPLAGLTSLTSLHFQSNQITDLTPLTSLTLLHYVYFDDNLVSDLAPLVANDGIDSGDTVSVVDNPVDEVAQAENITALCDRGVYLSPFCPE; this comes from the coding sequence ATGCGGTGGTCGACCTGGATCATGGGGCTCGTCGTGTTCGGCCTCGCTGCCGGATGCGGCGGCGGCAACGGAAGCAGCGGCGACGCCGGACCGGACGGAAGCTCAGACAGCGATACGGACACTAATACCGACACAGACACGGACGCGGACGGCGGTGCCGACGCGAGCACGGAATGTGAGGGCGATGTTGTCGTGTTCGCCGACGAGAACCTAGAGGCCGTGGTCCGAGAGGCGATCGATAAGCCGACCGGCGTCCTATGCACCGAGGACGTGGAGGGACTCACCGATCTACCGGCGGGCTTGAGGGGCATCACCAGCCTTGAGGGCATCCAGGCGCTCACGTCTCTCACCTCTCTGTCATTGTGGGAGAATCAGATTACCGACGTCACCCCACTCGCCGGACTCACATCCTTGGAGTATTTGGATTTGCTTGTGAACCAGATCAGCGATGTCACACCGCTCGCTGACCTAACCGCGTTGACCTTTCTGAACCTCGGTGTGAATCAAATCACTGACGTCGGGCCGCTCGCCGAGCTCACTTCGCTGGAAATACTGTTCATCGACTTCAACCAGATCAGCGATATCGCTCCGCTCGCCGACCTAACTTCGATCACGTGGTTGTCACTTGCCGTAAACTTGTACATCAGCGACATTGCACCTCTCTCGGGATTCGCATCGCTATCGACACTGGAGGCAGAGGACAACCAGATCGGCGATCTCACACCGCTTGCCGGGCTCACGTCGCTTACGCACCTGGATCTCCGTGTCAATCAAATCAGCGACCTCACGCCGCTCACTGGGCTGTCCTCGCTGACCGATTTGATGTTGGACTCGAATCAAATAGGCGACCTCACGCCACTCGCAGGACTGACGTCGTTGGCCGGTTTGCGGCTCGATCAGAACGAGATCACCGACCTTGCACCGCTCGCGGGGCTTATCTCGCTAGTCAGCCTGCACGTTTCCGGCAACCAGGTCAGCGATCTGACGCCGATCGCCGGTCTCACGTCGTTGATATGGCTCGGGGTTGGCGGCAACGAGATTGTCGACTTCACGCCGCTAACCGACCTCACCTCACTGACGTGGTTGTCGGCCGGTAGTAATCAGGTCAGCGATCTGACACCGATCTCGGGGCTCACCTCGCTCACGTGGCTCGACCTCAACTACAGCCAGATAATCGACCTCACCCCCCTCGCCGATCTCACGTCACTAATCCATCTCTCCATCTACAACAACGAGATCAGCGACCTCTCGCCGCTCGCAGTATTGACGTCCTTGCACGACCTGCATGTCCAATCCAACCAGGTCAGCGACATCACGCCGCTCGCGGGGCTCACGTCGTTGACTTCGCTGCACTTTCAGTCCAACCAGATAACCGATCTGACGCCGCTCACGTCGCTCACGCTGCTACACTACGTGTATTTCGATGACAATCTGGTCAGCGATCTCGCTCCGCTCGTGGCGAACGACGGTATCGATAGTGGCGACACCGTTTCGGTCGTCGACAACCCTGTCGACGAGGTCGCACAGGCCGAGAATATCACCGCCCTTTGCGACCGCGGTGTCTATCTCAGCCCGTTCTGCCCCGAGTAG
- a CDS encoding phosphopantetheine-binding protein, with protein MDAELKRRIDERAEVLRVIKSDLITRLNLPYEPEDLHEDVSLLGSGLGLDSLDALEVILGVEHSFDVKIADDNIAILRSINSIADYVLAERARKKGEVA; from the coding sequence ATGGACGCTGAGCTGAAACGCCGAATCGACGAACGCGCCGAGGTGCTGCGCGTGATCAAGAGCGACCTCATCACGCGGCTGAACCTCCCGTACGAGCCCGAGGATCTGCACGAGGACGTCTCGCTGCTCGGCTCCGGGCTCGGCCTGGACTCGCTCGACGCGCTCGAGGTGATCCTCGGCGTGGAGCACTCCTTCGACGTGAAGATCGCCGACGACAACATCGCGATCCTGCGATCGATCAACTCCATCGCCGACTACGTGCTGGCCGAGAGGGCCCGCAAGAAGGGGGAGGTGGCGTGA
- a CDS encoding type II toxin-antitoxin system VapC family toxin — protein MIVVDTNVLVALLLPGPKVEAAERVLVRDAAWSAPALVFSELRNVLVSYARKVPESSARCAEIIAEARRIVICPPAEESDDALVLELAMGSGCTAYDCEYVALAERLRCRLVTWDKQVVVAFPQRATTPERFASGE, from the coding sequence GTGATCGTCGTCGACACGAACGTCCTGGTGGCGCTCTTGCTGCCCGGCCCCAAGGTCGAGGCCGCCGAGCGCGTGCTCGTCCGGGATGCGGCGTGGTCGGCGCCGGCGCTCGTCTTCTCGGAGCTGCGCAACGTTCTCGTCTCGTACGCGCGCAAGGTGCCGGAATCCAGCGCCCGCTGCGCGGAGATCATCGCCGAGGCGCGGCGCATCGTCATCTGCCCGCCCGCGGAGGAATCGGACGACGCGCTCGTGCTCGAGCTGGCCATGGGCTCGGGATGCACGGCGTACGACTGCGAGTACGTCGCGCTCGCGGAGCGGCTGCGGTGTCGACTCGTCACCTGGGACAAGCAGGTTGTCGTCGCGTTTCCACAACGGGCGACCACGCCGGAGCGCTTCGCCTCCGGCGAATGA
- a CDS encoding acyl-CoA thioesterase has protein sequence MSRIITRRSQVVVEFQHVDMMQVVHNAHYLRWFELGRLAVLEGVFPMAWAVEHRIATPVVVNHCEYLQPAAYGDELVVVTRHKLIDRWEGRFHFDHAISNARTKRELAAGYSAVTVLDMVSGRLIKDIPAAIWDRYLALE, from the coding sequence GTGTCGCGGATCATCACGAGGCGGTCGCAGGTCGTCGTCGAGTTCCAGCACGTCGACATGATGCAGGTCGTGCACAACGCGCACTACCTGCGGTGGTTCGAGCTCGGCCGGCTCGCGGTGCTCGAGGGCGTGTTCCCGATGGCGTGGGCGGTCGAGCATCGGATCGCGACGCCGGTCGTCGTCAACCACTGCGAGTACCTGCAGCCCGCGGCGTACGGCGACGAGCTCGTCGTGGTCACCCGCCACAAGCTGATCGACAGGTGGGAGGGGCGGTTCCACTTCGATCACGCCATCTCGAACGCCCGCACGAAGCGCGAGCTCGCGGCCGGCTACTCGGCGGTGACGGTGCTCGACATGGTGAGCGGCAGGCTGATCAAGGATATTCCGGCCGCGATCTGGGATCGCTACCTCGCGCTTGAGTGA
- a CDS encoding DEAD/DEAH box helicase, whose product MTKPKRKREAAAARTDHLGSPIPNHPTLRLTPNGNLVLAQSDDAPPLDGEAAERIERAFSLNSGNGLLHLGGSMVGRALPPVFSYWRELAVRYLTGVCTLPDVEERRDPVPPSDASLEELASAAPLMPGAEYLTADVLRALWSRIGAAFASERSARGGTVQDLLSSLSPAWNVVGRVHFHLAENRGDTAAPFAFLATYTSRLSALGKAQHQPLGQALREYAGAAEKERLLALLLPVQRASESCAWLAEMIASGEIFHPLRWSPVEAFRLLNDVPRLESAGVVVRMPAAWKGGRPPRPRATATVGASVPSSLGADALLDFNLAVTIDGARLSAREVKEILRAANGLALIRGQWVEVDGARLGRVLDRFERARALAAAGGLTFAEAMRTLVGVGIGDATLDAEDRAWAHAVAGPWLEETLRGLRSPERLTAIDPGDDLHGTLRPYQEVGLRWLHLLSRLGLGACLADDMGLGKTVQVIALLLALRREGSATRRPSLLVAPASLLANWAAELERFAPTLRAVIAHPSAKPPAALAALDEQTVAGADLVITSYGTLLRSPKLGDARWELAILDEAQAIKNPGTRQTRATKELKTRARIALTGTPVENRLGDLWSIFDFINPGLLGSARAFSGYAKRLADDPHNPYGPLRDLVRPYILRRLKTDKTVITDLPEKTELRAFCALSRKQAALYQQAVEELADALADADGIRRKGVVLASLMRLKQICNHPSQWLGDGGWAEGDSGKLGRLRELSEIVAAKQEKALVFTQFAEAAAPLAAFLGGIFGRPGVVLTGATAVKHRRELVRRFQEDENVPFFVLSLKAGGSGLNLTAAAHVIHFDRWWNPAVENQATDRAFRIGQTRNVLVHKLVCRGTVEEKIDALIESKRQLSRDLLEGGAELSLSELPDDEIMRIVALDLRAAVEE is encoded by the coding sequence ATGACGAAGCCGAAGCGAAAGAGGGAAGCCGCCGCGGCGCGAACCGATCACTTGGGATCGCCGATCCCGAACCACCCGACGCTGCGGCTCACACCAAACGGCAATCTCGTTCTCGCGCAGAGCGATGACGCGCCGCCGCTCGACGGTGAAGCCGCCGAGCGCATCGAGCGGGCTTTCTCGCTGAACAGCGGAAACGGGCTGCTGCACCTGGGCGGATCGATGGTCGGGCGAGCGCTGCCGCCGGTCTTCTCGTACTGGCGCGAGCTCGCGGTGCGGTATCTCACAGGGGTGTGCACCCTCCCGGACGTCGAGGAACGGCGCGATCCGGTGCCGCCGTCCGACGCATCGCTCGAGGAGCTCGCTTCTGCCGCCCCGCTCATGCCCGGCGCCGAGTATCTCACAGCGGACGTGCTGCGCGCGCTCTGGTCGCGGATCGGCGCGGCGTTCGCGTCCGAACGATCCGCGCGCGGTGGGACCGTCCAGGATCTGCTCTCGTCGTTGAGCCCGGCATGGAACGTCGTCGGGCGCGTGCACTTCCACTTGGCGGAGAACCGAGGCGACACGGCGGCGCCGTTCGCGTTCCTCGCCACCTACACGAGTCGGTTGTCGGCGCTCGGCAAGGCGCAGCATCAGCCGCTCGGGCAGGCGTTGCGCGAGTACGCGGGCGCGGCCGAGAAGGAGCGCCTCCTCGCGCTGCTGCTCCCGGTGCAGCGTGCGTCGGAGAGCTGCGCGTGGCTCGCCGAAATGATCGCTTCGGGCGAGATCTTCCACCCGCTGCGCTGGAGCCCGGTCGAGGCGTTCCGGCTCCTCAACGACGTGCCGCGCCTCGAGAGCGCCGGCGTGGTGGTTCGCATGCCGGCCGCGTGGAAGGGTGGGCGCCCGCCGCGGCCGCGCGCCACCGCGACCGTCGGCGCCTCCGTGCCTTCGTCGCTCGGCGCGGACGCGCTGCTCGACTTCAATCTCGCGGTGACGATCGACGGCGCGCGCCTCAGCGCGCGCGAGGTGAAGGAGATCCTCCGCGCTGCGAACGGGCTGGCGTTGATCCGCGGGCAGTGGGTCGAGGTCGACGGGGCGCGGCTCGGGCGGGTGTTGGATCGGTTCGAGCGGGCGCGGGCGCTCGCGGCCGCGGGCGGGCTGACGTTCGCCGAGGCGATGCGGACGCTCGTGGGCGTAGGCATCGGCGACGCGACGCTGGACGCGGAGGATCGCGCGTGGGCACACGCTGTCGCCGGACCGTGGTTGGAGGAGACGCTGCGCGGCCTGCGCTCCCCGGAGCGGCTCACAGCGATCGATCCCGGCGACGATCTTCACGGAACTCTACGACCGTACCAGGAGGTCGGGCTGCGCTGGCTGCACCTCCTCTCGCGGCTCGGTCTCGGCGCCTGCCTCGCCGACGACATGGGGCTCGGCAAGACGGTGCAGGTGATCGCGCTCCTGCTCGCGCTGCGCCGCGAAGGCTCGGCGACCCGGCGGCCGAGCCTGCTCGTGGCGCCGGCGTCGCTGCTCGCCAACTGGGCGGCGGAGCTGGAGCGGTTCGCGCCGACGCTGCGCGCCGTGATCGCCCACCCGTCGGCGAAGCCGCCGGCCGCGCTCGCCGCGCTCGACGAGCAGACGGTGGCCGGCGCGGATCTCGTGATCACCTCGTACGGGACGCTGCTGCGGTCGCCGAAGCTCGGCGACGCCCGCTGGGAGCTCGCGATCCTCGACGAAGCGCAGGCGATCAAGAACCCGGGGACCCGGCAGACGCGCGCGACGAAAGAGCTGAAGACGCGGGCGCGGATCGCGCTCACCGGCACGCCGGTGGAGAACCGGCTCGGCGATCTCTGGTCGATCTTCGATTTCATCAACCCCGGTCTGCTCGGCTCGGCGCGGGCGTTTTCCGGGTACGCGAAGCGGCTCGCCGACGATCCACACAACCCGTACGGTCCGCTACGCGACCTCGTGCGACCGTACATCCTGCGCCGGTTGAAGACCGACAAGACGGTGATCACCGACCTGCCGGAGAAGACCGAGCTGAGGGCGTTCTGCGCGCTGAGCCGCAAGCAGGCGGCGCTCTACCAGCAGGCGGTCGAGGAGCTCGCGGACGCGCTCGCCGACGCCGATGGGATCCGGCGCAAGGGCGTGGTGCTCGCGTCGCTGATGCGGCTCAAGCAGATCTGCAACCACCCGTCGCAGTGGCTCGGCGACGGCGGCTGGGCCGAGGGCGACTCGGGAAAGCTCGGGCGGCTGCGCGAGCTGAGCGAGATCGTCGCCGCCAAGCAGGAGAAGGCGCTCGTGTTCACGCAGTTCGCCGAGGCGGCGGCGCCGCTCGCGGCGTTCCTCGGCGGCATCTTCGGTCGCCCGGGCGTGGTGCTCACGGGCGCGACGGCGGTGAAGCATCGGCGCGAGCTTGTGCGCCGCTTCCAGGAGGACGAGAACGTGCCGTTCTTCGTGCTGTCGCTCAAGGCGGGCGGCTCCGGGCTCAACCTGACGGCCGCCGCGCACGTCATCCACTTCGACAGGTGGTGGAACCCGGCGGTGGAGAACCAAGCCACGGATCGGGCGTTCCGCATCGGGCAGACGCGGAACGTGCTCGTGCACAAGCTCGTCTGTCGCGGCACGGTGGAGGAGAAGATCGACGCTCTCATCGAGTCGAAGCGGCAGCTCTCGCGCGATCTCCTCGAAGGCGGCGCCGAGCTCTCCCTGAGCGAGCTTCCGGACGACGAGATCATGCGCATCGTCGCGCTCGACCTGCGCGCGGCGGTGGAGGAGTGA
- a CDS encoding class I SAM-dependent methyltransferase: MVVRNVCLVLTVTVIACLPACRANEQRDPPASKAAAQAVHDPAHPPIDCPLRKQGINPNHLRPFEDVEKYITFLERPDRAVWQKPDEIVAALGLTGVETVVDLGAGSGYFTFRLAKALPQGRVVAADIEPEMIRHIHHKVTSEGIRNVEAVLIKPDDPGIPQDADLVFVCDVLHHVPDRAAWLGKVAAEMHSGARLGLVEFKEGNLPEGPPESVKITRAQMVELAAKAGLALDAERADLLPYQTFLVFRKAP, encoded by the coding sequence ATGGTGGTTCGGAACGTCTGCCTCGTACTGACGGTCACGGTGATCGCGTGCCTGCCCGCGTGCCGGGCAAACGAACAGCGTGACCCTCCCGCGTCGAAGGCGGCAGCGCAGGCGGTCCACGATCCGGCGCACCCGCCCATCGACTGCCCGCTGCGCAAGCAGGGCATCAACCCGAACCACCTGCGCCCGTTCGAGGACGTCGAGAAGTACATCACCTTCCTGGAGCGGCCGGATCGTGCGGTCTGGCAGAAGCCCGACGAGATCGTTGCGGCACTGGGTCTCACGGGGGTCGAGACCGTCGTCGATCTGGGAGCGGGCTCCGGCTACTTCACGTTCCGCTTGGCCAAGGCGCTGCCGCAGGGGCGGGTCGTCGCCGCCGACATCGAGCCCGAGATGATCCGGCACATCCACCACAAGGTGACGTCTGAAGGGATCAGGAACGTGGAGGCGGTCCTCATCAAGCCCGACGACCCGGGTATTCCCCAGGACGCGGACCTCGTGTTCGTGTGCGACGTGCTGCACCACGTCCCGGATCGCGCCGCATGGCTGGGCAAGGTGGCGGCCGAGATGCACTCCGGCGCGCGGCTGGGGCTCGTCGAGTTCAAGGAGGGCAACCTGCCGGAGGGGCCGCCCGAGTCGGTGAAGATCACGCGCGCGCAGATGGTGGAGCTGGCGGCGAAGGCCGGGCTCGCCCTCGATGCCGAGCGTGCGGACCTGCTCCCATACCAAACGTTCCTCGTCTTCCGGAAGGCGCCGTGA